TTATAAAATCCCTAGCATCCCTGTGACTAGGGATGAAGTTTAATAACCGGTAGTTGAGTTTTTCATCCTTTTGCTTCAATAGCATGGATATATTATATAGGCTAATAATTGATGGTTGGTACCAAATAAACTATTGTAAATTCAAATGAGGAAAGAGATTTTACAATACATGAACAAAAGTGACAAGTAGGAAAAGCATGTGATGGGTCCTGTACAAGGTTGCCCAGAAATCAAAGAATTGTGAGATATCATCCTACAGGATGAAGGCCTATCCTACTGCTTGTTAACAATTTACCTGCCATTCATGAACCGAAAGCAGTCATGCCATAAAAACTCAGTAGAATACAGTGcataagtaatatttatcatcaaAGTGATTAAACTAAAGTAGCAAAATATATAAAAGCGTCACAATTCACAACATCCAGTTGGAAGGTAAATGTTCACCTTGTTGCCCTTCCAATAACTTGATCGGTCGCAAAGTCTTTCATTATAAAATCACGCCTTGTTCCAACCCTTCCTTCTCCTTGACACCATGTCTCTATCTCAACAACATCACTCCTGTTGAAATCATCTATGTTAGACTTTTCAAATTAGAGTATATAAATTAAGCttttataaaaaacaagaaCCCACCAAGCAGGGTATTTGTATATTTCAATGTGCATGCGAGCAGTAACCCATATGAGACGCAATTTTCTCATCGTAGGGGTGGTTGCAAAACCATCAGTAGAATATCCAACACTCTGAGCATGATTGCATCCAACCTCCTGCAACACAATCACCAGATGTTTCAGATTTCGAGCAATGAATACAATTGGACATGTTCTATATATCAGATAATACAGCTCCCAAGGTTAGATCTGTCttccttttatttaattaagcaGCCTCTAGATGTCATCCAAATGTATTTGATACCTTCAAAAATCAATCAATTTTTCCAAATGATTATTGTCTTTAAGTTTGGATGAGTAAAGGAACTGCCTTGTCTCCATCCTGAGACGCAATGATGGTGTTACAGTGAGCAAACATTATGCACAAGACCAAGATCAGAAACGAGAGTACTTTTCATTTCATGACAATTATTCAAGGAAACAAAATAGTGATCTATAAAAAGAATCAGgaagaacaaaaacaaacaaagcaCAGTTTTCCAAAATCTTATACTCCAATACTCCGTGCATAGAATACAGCGCCATCCAAATCGGCACAAAAAAGCAAGACTAAACACTATAAAACATAAACCAAACAACCTAAAAATGCCACAAATCTTCAAGTTGAACTTCAGAACAtcaataataaagaataaaaaacaacCCCAATTGCAAAAAATATTCCTTTTTCActtagaaatagaaaaaaaaaaaaaaactatttccCAATCTAAAACGTGCACAAAAACACATGAACCAGAAACACCAAGATGCTCAAAATCCCAATCAACCAAGCTGAAgcaatcaaatcaaatcaccCAATTGACCAAACagatcaaaataaaaaacctgCAATAGATTAGCAATGGTTTCCACAGTGGCAGTCTTGTTGATCCCAACTTCATAGCTCCTCACAATGAACTTCTCCTTATAAGACAACCCATCCTCCGTCAAGCTCCCCAGCCTCAACCGGTCCGCCAGCGTCCCAGCCTCCGCTTCCACCCGGCTCGCCACCGCGCCGTCCCTGTCCGACACGACCGCCACCACAGGAAATGCCCTGATGCCGGGTGACCGGAACCCGGCGATACCACTCCTCCTCCGGCGAGGGCCCACGCAGGCGGGGCGGGCGGAAAACCCGCATTGGGCGAGGGAGTGAACCCGGTCCAGACCATTGCACGAAAgcttcaacatttttttattatttgaaaagacGAAGAAGAGGGGAAGAAGGAAAGCGCAAGAAGTGGTGTTGAAATGAACGACGTTGTCAAAGAGATAGAGATGGGAAGCGACAGTGGACTAGTGAACGCAGCACGTGTTCTCGATGGGCTCCTTTTCTCTCTCCgatttaaccaaattttttatctttttcaactTCTTCAACTTTTCATCATCTAATCTAATGGTTCAAATCACCTTTGCCTCCTGCCCTATTGCATCGTACAAACAAAGTCTCCTTAAAACACGAGTCTCGTATTGTGTATTGTTCTTACCGAAACGCTACGACCAGATTTGTGCAAAGAAAGAATTTTTCTTGACAACTTATGGTATATGAGTTCTCATGTTAATGGAGGCCTTTTCCAACACCAACagcaaaaaataatagtaacagTAACAATATTTTCTAAAGTATAATGGTAGAAATTTGAACATTTgtaaatgaagtaaaaaataaaataagttttactTATCACTTTGTTTGATTAAATGATTGAGGTGTTTTTGTATTGTATTCGGTTTTGATGTTTGTAACAATTAGAGTGAACTTTTGCTATGAAAAGTTTGGAATTGGATAGGTAAACAAATCtacaaagtaaaaatatgaTAAGTATTTAAGTAGGTGAACCAGCTTCATATAGGGTTTATGACAAAGTTTCTATTATGTATATGTTCTAAACataattgttttatcttattttcGGGTGACAATGGTTAAATATTTCATTCCTACGATTCAAGTTTAAAATGGGTGAAAAGAAGATTTTAGATCAAGAGGGTACTAATCAAGCAAGACTAAGTATAAACCCTAAAAAAACAGTATCCTTAAAGGGAAACGAAAGGAAAAGTTTCATTCATCATGAGTCATTTGTTGAAGTTGATTGTATATTTTAGATGTCTTGAAGGAGTCAAATGAAGAGTTCCAGAAATCCTTCCATTTTCTAGAACAAAAAGATTCTTAAGCTTCTTTTTGTCAATCTTCGCTCTAACCACAATGTCAAGTCCTAATATTAACCTAATTCTTTAGATCCGTCACACACCAACACCTCAAAGTCCCCCAAAGTTAACTCCAAGAAAGAAGATTCTTGAGCTAAACATGACTCTCTTTAGTTTAAGTAAATATGTAATAGATGGAGAACTTGTTGACCAATACCTCTCCACATGAAGAATGAACAATtacataaaaacatattttgaatCTTTTTGAGTTGTGTATCTTTCACATATTAAATCTCCAAGTAGATTTAAATAACATATCCAACTAAttaatatcttaataattttagctaaaatattatttatttgactTACATAACTCAattaatcaaaaaaataataattatgtgaCCTAATTACTCGATAGCTTGGTCAAAATGATTTATTtgctagagctgtcaaaacgggtaacccggcccgacccggctcgacccaccacggattgatgatttagtgaCCCAACCCAATCCGGCTCACTTTtcagcgagccaaaaaaatttgaacctgacccgacccaccacgggttggc
This region of Vigna unguiculata cultivar IT97K-499-35 chromosome 5, ASM411807v1, whole genome shotgun sequence genomic DNA includes:
- the LOC114185228 gene encoding oleoyl-acyl carrier protein thioesterase 1, chloroplastic; its protein translation is MLKLSCNGLDRVHSLAQCGFSARPACVGPRRRRSGIAGFRSPGIRAFPVVAVVSDRDGAVASRVEAEAGTLADRLRLGSLTEDGLSYKEKFIVRSYEVGINKTATVETIANLLQEVGCNHAQSVGYSTDGFATTPTMRKLRLIWVTARMHIEIYKYPAWSDVVEIETWCQGEGRVGTRRDFIMKDFATDQVIGRATSKWVMMNQDTRRLQKVSDDVREEVLVYCPREPRLAIPEEDSNCLKKIPKLEDPAQYSKVGLVPRRADLDMNQHVNNVAYIGWVLESMPQEIIDSHELQSITLDYRRECGQRDVVDSLTGVEMIQGDAEAVPELKATNGSAISKEAKQQFLHLLRLSTNGLEINRGRTEWRKKAPR